The Juglans microcarpa x Juglans regia isolate MS1-56 chromosome 8D, Jm3101_v1.0, whole genome shotgun sequence genomic sequence TACGATATGTGGGAAGGGATTCAAGCGGGATGCAAATCTACGAATGCACATGAGAGGTCACGGGGATGAGTACAAAACCCCAGCAGCCCTTGCAAAACCTAACAAGGAGTCTAGCTCTGAACCAATTCTTCTCAAGAGGTATTCCTGCCCATATGCCGGCTGCAAGCGGAACAAGGATCACAAAAAGTTTCAACCTCTCAAGACTATTTTATGTGTCAAAAACCATTATAAACGAACACATTGTGACAAAAGCTATACTTGCAGCAGATGCAATGCCAAGAAATTTTCAGTTATTGCAGATCTCAAGACTCATGAAAAGCATTGCGGTAAGGATAAGTGGCTTTGCTCCTGTGGTACAACATTTTCAAGAAAAGATAAGCTTTTTGGACACATTGCTCTTTTCCAAGGCCACACTCCTGCCATTTCCATTGATGAAATTAAAGGCCAATCTGGACCCCCTGATCGAGGGGAAGGCAATGAATCAATAAATAAGGTCAGaagtataaatttcaatttcagttcGGGTGCTCCTAGTGGGAGTGAAGTACAAAACGCTGTGGATGTGAAGGCAGGTATTGAGGATCCGGCCAGTTATTTCTCGCCATTGAACTTTGACACATGTAATTTTGGTGGGTTTCATGAGTTCCCTCGACCCCCATTTGAAGATTCAGAGAGTTCATTCTCCTTTTTTACACCCGGGTCTTCTTCTAATTACACTGTACCTGGGTCTTGTAATTACACTAAAAAAACTGGGGGGGAGTCAAGTTCTAATAATCTtgagtgatgatgatgaagaagtttTAACCTGTAATATTTGTAAGGTGAAGTGTGACCCCATGAACCGTTTAATTTCTTTAGATTaatatatccattttctttaacaGCTTGTGTCTTTTGTATATATGGAGGCCATTGCTTTTTACAGGTTGCAACTACTTCGTGTATTCTGAGGCTATTGGCTTGTTAGGAATTCTCAAACTAATACAAGTCTGGCTGTGTTAGAAGATGGAAAAATGAGATTGAGGTTCTGCACTCCTTAAAGACAAATGGCCACAGAGAGCGATGAACTCATCAAGACAGCTGCCAGCCATTCCTTAGAGGTGGTCTTCTTGTTGGCTGTTTTTCCTACTTAAGTGTAGTGGTTAactgcatatatgcatgcgtGTGCGTGTCGTGTTTGTCCTTACCCAATCATATGCCCAAGCGCACACCTAACTAAGAACACGCTTTGAAGTAAGAGCTCTGCTACAGTCACCGAAAAAGTGATCTCAAGATGTGTCCCGaatgtgtattttattttttcatgtttttttccttttttttttttatatatttttttaatcattataaacatttaaaaaaataaaaaatttataacattattaaaaaatacttctttaatcattaagtaaaaaaaaaaaaggaaattcgGACACAATTTCGGGATTCAAAGCATTTCTCTTGAAGTAATAGCACATGgaatataaacattaataaatgCTCGCTCCTCTCCAAGTCTCTTACACACCAAGgaccaattttccaaaatataagaCATAGTTGTACCCATTTTTGAGTCACAAACCTGCAGAAGTTATAATTTCATCACTCTCCAATGGAATATTATTCTTCAGACAGCTTTTGTTTATCcgtttacttttgtttttgagaaatgttttaattacagaagattttataaaagtaacttcATAAATTAAGATGGTTTGATGTGGTGTAAAgcttcttttattataaataagatctaacgtatcatatgaaattatgttcaTTTGAGAGTTTACTTTTAAGATATCTCTTTGTGgctgtagcacttctctttgtttttccaCCCGCTTTGGTAGTGCTTGACACATTTTAAGACTCTTTCAAACCTTCACATTTAAAGACTCTTTCAAACCTTCAAATTTTCAGCAATCAACCGTAAGTGCATGTTTAGGATTGTGATGAGtaatttagcttttagcttAAGGCTTATAGTTGTAGAGCTAAGTAATAAGTGTTACtgttaaaaagttattttactgatCGGGAACATATGTCTAAAGCAATTTCAAATGTATTACatttgtttagaaataaatttaaaaagtttttttttaagtagaaatgacataaaatttGATCTTTTAAAGATCATGACCATATTTTTagtacaaatcaaattttataataaaaaacaacaaaattaattcTAATAGAATTTTcagtaaatataataaataaaaaaaaatcatttcaacgATGCATAGTGAAATAGCAATACAATTATGCATAAGATAatgataaagttgtaattatttaaaagttatatgaatatttttactaattgacagtattttaaaaaagtgtaactATGTTCCGTAATATCCAGAAAAGTACgtgcttataattttcttgatattAAAAAGCATTCCCTAAATCTTATTGCCTTTCATCTCACAGGGAAGATTAAACTCCTAAAGCTTTATAAGACGTGGATAGCTAAGCTAGATGCCATATGCTTGAAGAATATCCACTACAAGACAGACGCATGACTGTTAGGCAATCGAAGCAGAGACTCACTGGAAAGGTCGTGGACCAAGACCCTCTAGAGTAGGTCTAAACAAGGGAAAGAACTTTTAAAACATGTCGTCCATGAGCTCTTACTTTGGTTATCCAATATCTGTATATGTCCAAAATCCATATGCAACCAAGCTTCTAGCCTTATACTGACTATAATAACACCATATCTCCTGGAAATAGGACAAGAGGAGCCTAGACGGCGGGAAGCCACAGATTTCCCCTCAAGTCGGGTTGAGCCATAGTTCCGAACCAAATCGAAAGAATCCAATAATTTCTTAGacaactaatactaatagtctaagtCGAATCTATGTTCAGATTTTAATCTATGATCTAATACATGTCAAACCATATGAGAGTAACCCAAAAGCCATTCAGCCATCACTCTTGATGGTTTTCCTCCCCTTAATAAGTCGACCTAACACGCGGAATATTTGATTGAGTTGAAGTAAAATGAGAAGTATGGATTCAAACCTAAAGCTTTTACTTTGAGACTATGTTATGTCATCACTTACTCGAAAAGTTTAAGCttgatggaaaaatataaatttaatcagttaattacatttaaaacaaaaataaactctttCATCACATAGTTCACATgcctgaaagaaaaatatttatctattaacAGTTATCTCAGTACGTGCGaatcaaattaacaaaaatctTTGTAAAGACTGGCATAAATGCAATAAAACCATTTATGATCTCTAAAAAAACATATCATGATTGGTATTAGGTATTGTAGTACAGTCCAATTTGTTAATGTAATCATGGGGTACCGTAATGTTTAAGGAAAGTCACATCTAAACCtacacttcaaaataatttaatcaataatataattgaagccttattaaaattattataaagagtaataacttctcttcaaaataatataggATCTCATATACTGCCTACACTCATTACTTGGTATCGGGTACCACAATCTCCTCATTAAATTTCTAATGTCGTTGTTGGCCATTTCCATCATAGATCACACGACTTAAGTTTCATACTTTTGGTTGGAGTGGGCTTTGATATCATTTGTAACGCTCTTAGAAAGACCTAAGCtgcatttatatttatatttcaaaaagactagtcaacaatataattagaattccattaaaattattataaagaacaagaattCATCTCTTCCAAATAATGTGGGATTACACCACCTATATTGACCACTCAGTATGGGGTATCTTAGGTCATCTCGTGATGGCTAAGCCATGGACTCCAACGTGACAGTGGATGAGTGGTTGGAAGCAACCATGTAGTCCTGCGATAACAACGGAATCGAAGAAGAAGAGCATCAAATTCCTTAAAGCACAATCTTCAAgcttaaaataaacttaataccAGCTAGgccacaataataataataataataataataatcaagaaaaaaacattgaaaaataaataccctttcatttatttaccaaaaaagtgaaaaaaaaaacaacaaacaaaaaatttaaaaaaggaaaattctatacaccacactaTCATCCCACATTCATCCCACTATGTAAGATATGTCACATTTATTACTAttggataatttcaattttttagatgattctTTATGATCATTTAATAGGGATAAACGTATCACATCATACATAGTGGAATGAAAGTGTGATGAGAATAATGAGGCACCGATAGAAGTGGTCAGGGGTGACATACGCTGACTTGTCAGTCGCCTTGAATCATCACCAACACATGGATGTTAGGAAGTGTGCGGGGGAGGCTACAACCACCAATTACCTGGGAAAAGGAAGGTGGGCGCCACCAAGACAGGCTGAGGGGACACTAACTCCTCAAGTTCCTACAAAAGGGCTACAAGGAAGCGTGCAGAAGAGGTAACGATGACTCATACATTGAGGAAAGAAAGGCGGGCGCCGCTATAGCAGGCTGAGAAGCAACCAAAGTGACGGTTGTGGGAATGCGTGCCAAAAGAGCAACCATGACTCTTCCTgcaaagggagagagagggactcGTCGACCCTGACTGAGAAGGCGCCGAAACATGAGTCAGAGCTCAACAATGCATTCATTATTTCCCTTAGGGTATCATGCCTCTTGATGGATTGACTTGCATGAGGCATGATGGGACAACTTCTTGGGATGAAAGCAATAGAACTTTAAACTACCTAGTATAAAAGCTTAATCAATGTATGATCAAACTCACAGATTTTTAAGGCAAAGTAAACActtcctaaaaaagaaaactgacttaagcatcggagggTCCCTTGACCACCCTCGAGCTCCCTTCTTTATTTGTATGTTTGCATGTCCCTCGGTCAATGTTATGCTGAAAATATTTGCAAGTGtacaaaatcgtaacaagtagtaaagtgttttaacgAAAATGGATGTCGAACCCACAtagattaatttttgttattgagtattgaaatttactaaattaattactatttagaaaaccgaaaaaatggaaaaattctactttctaaattaaattgaaatacttaacaaaattaaatttaagaataaaagagcataaaaatctaagattgtaaatataataagaaCAGATTTAAAGCGTTTGATTTCATCTATCAAATCCCACACAATGTATTCTTCATTGTTATAGAATTTcaattatctcaagttgatgataaaaatcccttaactattcaatatcttctctcgaataatattaaaaatatctccaactaataacccATCATATCTCTGTATGAATCTAACTGATTGAAGACTCATTAagttatttgaatttttcttcaaaatcacattagataaaatatctctacttttgctcaactaacggtgtttaatcctagagctcttaatcacaaatcacctctcggtctcattgggattcaatagatcgaacaacaattagttagaaaattgcaagcattacgAACAAGGCATAAATACttaatcatggaaatattgaaaataaaataacttagaatataaattgtgtgttcaaggctagactacatcaaaactctagaaaataaaattagttcataatgaaactgaaaagagaaagaatagaactagtgttcttcattggagtcgattgatgaagcatgcggctttTGCTTCTGCTCTCCAGATccgcctccttga encodes the following:
- the LOC121242943 gene encoding protein SENSITIVE TO PROTON RHIZOTOXICITY 1 isoform X2 — protein: MLDYSTRIEPPIKEFKQHSETQSSLPCNPNNQVKLPVQEDGQMNGSLQSSKIQDWDPRAMLNNLSFLEQKIHQLQDLVHLIVGRRGQVFERPDELAAQQQQLITADLTSIIVQLISTAGSLLPSVKHNTLSSTTTVGQLGGVYLPSMVDLNGGFQVQDNGESKVSDQSNPIDLAGNIGNEQIYHIEEHESKDEEDADEGENLPPGSYEILQLEKEEILAPHTHFCTICGKGFKRDANLRMHMRGHGDEYKTPAALAKPNKESSSEPILLKRYSCPYAGCKRNKDHKKFQPLKTILCVKNHYKRTHCDKSYTCSRCNAKKFSVIADLKTHEKHCGKDKWLCSCGTTFSRKDKLFGHIALFQGHTPAISIDEIKGQSGPPDRGEGNESINKVRSINFNFSSGAPSGSEVQNAVDVKAGIEDPASYFSPLNFDTCNFGGFHEFPRPPFEDSESSFSFFTPGSSSNYTVPGSCNYTKKTGGESSSNNLE